The following are from one region of the Petrotoga mobilis SJ95 genome:
- the cysK gene encoding cysteine synthase A — protein sequence MIYTSIGNTPIITLSKIIQPGRVFVKLEKNNPAGSVKDRPAFFMIRDGEIKNKLNESQNIIVEPTSGNTGIALAAIGRSRGYRVILTMPESMSEERKKILKFFGAELILTPADQGMKGAINKALEIVNETKGYMPNQFSNPANPYSHEVTTGPEIIKQMDYSLEAFVAGVGTGGTITGVARALKKAFSECVRIVAVEPTSSPVISGGNPGKHKIQGIGAGFIPDNLDQNLIDEVIQINDEEAIEMTKQLAKDEGLFVGISSGANILAAIKLADRMEKGRRIVTIAPDSGDKYMSLL from the coding sequence TTGATTTACACGTCGATAGGGAACACTCCAATTATTACATTATCAAAGATTATTCAACCTGGAAGGGTTTTTGTTAAATTAGAAAAAAATAATCCCGCAGGTAGTGTAAAAGATAGGCCTGCATTTTTTATGATAAGAGATGGTGAAATTAAGAACAAACTTAATGAAAGCCAAAATATAATTGTAGAACCAACGAGTGGAAACACCGGCATAGCTTTGGCAGCAATTGGTAGAAGCAGAGGTTATCGAGTCATATTAACTATGCCTGAAAGTATGAGTGAAGAAAGAAAGAAAATTTTAAAGTTTTTTGGTGCCGAGTTGATACTTACTCCCGCCGATCAAGGAATGAAAGGAGCAATTAACAAAGCTTTAGAGATTGTGAACGAAACAAAAGGGTATATGCCCAATCAGTTCTCAAATCCTGCCAATCCATATTCACATGAAGTAACTACCGGACCTGAAATTATCAAACAGATGGACTATTCTTTGGAAGCTTTTGTTGCAGGAGTAGGAACCGGTGGTACAATAACTGGGGTAGCGAGGGCGTTAAAAAAAGCATTTTCAGAATGTGTTAGAATAGTGGCAGTAGAACCAACCAGTTCACCTGTTATATCTGGAGGTAACCCTGGTAAACATAAGATTCAAGGTATAGGAGCAGGATTCATTCCAGATAATTTGGATCAGAATCTAATCGATGAAGTAATCCAGATAAATGACGAAGAAGCTATTGAAATGACTAAACAACTTGCAAAAGACGAAGGATTGTTTGTAGGGATATCTTCAGGCGCAAATATACTGGCAGCCATCAAATTAGCCGATAGAATGGAAAAAGGCAGAAGAATTGTTACCATTGCCCCCGATAGTGGGGATAAATATATGAGTTTATTGTGA
- the epsC gene encoding serine O-acetyltransferase EpsC — protein sequence MRSILSFFRDFGRIFKSLSKDLDMYVEKDPVAKNKWKVFFTSIPFHGLMAYRFANFFYRYKIYPVSYIIYVLSKIVHSMDIHPAAYIEPGVVIDHGFGVVIGETASVGSGTLIYHGVTLGAKTVTTGKRHPIVGKNVMIGAGAKVLGHIYIGDESVIGANSVVLMDVPPKSLAVGVPAKIKKINCPSSNYYDLNNTINSDFVI from the coding sequence ATGAGAAGTATTTTAAGTTTCTTTCGGGATTTTGGAAGAATTTTCAAGTCTTTATCAAAAGATTTAGATATGTACGTCGAGAAAGATCCGGTTGCAAAAAACAAGTGGAAGGTATTTTTCACTTCCATCCCTTTTCACGGGTTGATGGCTTACCGTTTTGCTAATTTCTTTTATAGGTACAAGATATATCCTGTTTCTTACATTATATATGTGTTGAGTAAGATAGTACATTCTATGGATATACATCCCGCAGCCTATATTGAACCTGGAGTAGTCATTGACCACGGTTTTGGCGTTGTTATTGGAGAAACTGCGAGCGTTGGTAGCGGGACATTGATCTACCATGGGGTAACTCTGGGAGCTAAAACTGTTACCACCGGAAAAAGACACCCAATAGTTGGTAAAAATGTTATGATCGGTGCTGGAGCTAAAGTTCTTGGACATATATACATAGGAGATGAATCGGTCATTGGCGCTAACTCTGTCGTTTTAATGGATGTGCCGCCTAAATCATTGGCAGTTGGGGTACCGGCAAAAATTAAAAAAATCAATTGTCCCTCTTCTAATTACTATGACTTAAACAATACGATAAACTCGGATTTTGTAATTTAA
- a CDS encoding PolC-type DNA polymerase III: MQDIRNFLMENVGFVPFELSGEIIVKDEEAEINLQDIGKDIDEASLKLFFSRLLKREVKISFTNDEGPEFIVRNWQQLIMNHRLKDYLRLLKPEYNQKNKIVFKTYSPIVINRLTKEKEELDNILFKYLGDRIPYQIMIDESLKPTFIDDSYHRSDTEDSNLMSNSDISKKLDDTERVVIMGRDFKKVPQPLSLLPSNEGSNVVVNGKIFYKEYNEKGPISTLYITDKKSSAVVKTFSETANNLNNELDEGDNVLIEGSIFYDSFSHEFAIRPTNIVKLKEETLERKDNYPTKRVELHLHSKLSAMEGLLDVGEIVKTIKNWGHKAVAITDSGVVQSIPEFYEKAVAVGIKPIFGIQAYVVDEFVNIISLLTKDKKISETEFVVFDLETTGLEPAMNEIIEIGAVKIKNMKIVSKFHRLVKPRKPVSNFTSNFTGITNQMLEVEKPIEEVLPQFLSFIEGAVLVAHNAIFDYRFIREWVRRVYNEHFEQTYIDTVALSKSLLTLKSYGLAKVVEELKLGSFEHHRAHEDANITALVFLKLIEMAKSQNVEMLSDLEKLKKFIDFKRIQPNDTTILVKNKTGLKNLYKLVSNAHVKYFYRVPRILKSELSRMREGLLIGSSGTEDGEIFQTYLRGGSHDEIIEIAKFYDYLELTPLDALSDKTISEEQLKKIYQDIYNLGNELNMPVVMVSNAHYLDKEDQIFYNALKVGEKRKTSSAHRYLRTTDEMIEEAQRIFGDKEIAEKIVITNTNEIADQIEIIKPLSNKLHPPKIENAEVEIEELAKKKAYEIYGNPLPEIVESRLNRELESIVKHGYAVLYLIAQKIVQKSLEDGYLVGSRGSVGSSLVATMLGITEINPLPPHYICPSCKNVEFFDKEEIGSGYDLVDKKCEKCGAKMKKDGQDIPFETFMGFEGDKIPDIDLNFSGDYQNMAHKYIEKMFGEDHVFRAGTISTIADRTAFGFAKKYCEEQGIVKNSEIMRIVKAITGVKRTTGQHPGGLMIVPKEEEVYDYTPIQFPANDNKSNVQTTHFDYHVIHNDLVKLDALGHDDPTFIKMMSDLTGVDPMTIPMDDKKTLSLFSSTKALKIDLKNELGTTVGTLGVPEFGTTFVRMMLEDTRPKSFSELVRISGLSHGTDVWAGIAKNWIDRKIATLDEVISCRDDIMNYLLSKGAPPKSAFSIMEKVRKGKGIDEEDIELMKELKVPEWFIISCQKIKYLFPKAHAAAYVSMAFRIAWFKVHYPLAFYSTYFTVKGDEFNLKVIFSGRDAIKKRIFELRNMDLDVRKKNEMVVLELALEMMLRGYNFKMVDLNKSDSKKFLIDGNSLVVPFIKVPNLGEKAAENIIKSRESGFKSIEDFAAKSGCNRTNVETLRELGVLKDLPETNQMSLFKG, encoded by the coding sequence ATGCAGGATATTAGAAATTTCTTGATGGAAAATGTAGGTTTTGTTCCTTTTGAACTAAGTGGAGAAATCATTGTAAAAGACGAAGAGGCAGAAATCAATTTACAGGATATAGGTAAAGATATCGATGAAGCTTCATTGAAGCTTTTCTTTAGTAGACTTCTCAAGAGAGAAGTCAAAATCTCTTTTACAAATGATGAAGGACCTGAATTTATCGTAAGAAATTGGCAACAGTTGATAATGAATCATCGTTTAAAAGATTATCTAAGACTTTTAAAGCCAGAATATAACCAAAAAAACAAAATAGTATTTAAAACGTACTCACCGATAGTAATAAACAGGCTAACAAAAGAAAAAGAGGAATTGGATAATATTTTATTTAAATATCTCGGTGACAGAATCCCTTATCAAATCATGATAGATGAAAGTTTAAAACCCACTTTTATCGATGATAGTTATCACAGGTCTGATACCGAGGATAGTAACTTGATGTCTAATTCAGATATTTCCAAAAAATTAGATGATACAGAAAGAGTCGTAATTATGGGAAGGGATTTTAAAAAGGTACCACAACCGTTATCGTTACTTCCTTCAAATGAAGGAAGTAACGTGGTAGTTAACGGGAAAATATTTTACAAAGAGTACAATGAAAAAGGTCCTATATCTACTCTTTATATCACTGATAAAAAAAGTTCCGCGGTTGTAAAAACATTTTCTGAAACGGCTAATAATTTAAACAATGAATTAGATGAGGGAGATAACGTATTAATTGAAGGAAGCATTTTTTATGATTCTTTTAGTCATGAATTTGCAATTAGACCTACAAATATAGTTAAGTTAAAAGAAGAAACTCTCGAAAGGAAAGATAACTACCCCACAAAAAGGGTGGAGCTTCATTTGCATTCAAAACTAAGTGCTATGGAAGGTTTACTCGATGTGGGCGAAATAGTGAAGACCATAAAAAATTGGGGCCATAAGGCGGTAGCTATAACTGATTCTGGTGTTGTTCAAAGTATTCCAGAATTTTATGAAAAAGCGGTCGCAGTAGGTATTAAACCAATTTTTGGGATTCAAGCATATGTCGTTGATGAATTTGTAAATATTATAAGTTTGCTGACAAAAGATAAAAAAATAAGTGAAACTGAGTTTGTTGTTTTTGACTTGGAAACCACTGGATTAGAACCTGCCATGAACGAAATTATTGAGATTGGTGCCGTGAAAATAAAGAATATGAAAATCGTGTCTAAGTTTCATCGTTTGGTGAAGCCAAGAAAACCTGTCTCAAACTTTACAAGTAATTTCACAGGTATAACGAATCAGATGCTGGAAGTTGAAAAACCGATAGAGGAAGTCCTACCTCAATTTTTGAGTTTCATAGAAGGTGCGGTTTTAGTTGCACATAACGCAATTTTTGATTACCGTTTTATACGGGAATGGGTTAGAAGAGTTTATAATGAACACTTTGAGCAAACTTATATAGATACCGTAGCCCTTTCAAAATCCTTGTTAACTTTGAAAAGCTATGGCTTGGCTAAGGTAGTTGAGGAGCTAAAACTCGGTAGTTTTGAACACCATAGGGCTCATGAAGACGCTAATATAACCGCTTTGGTGTTTTTAAAACTTATAGAAATGGCAAAATCCCAGAATGTGGAAATGTTGTCTGATCTTGAAAAATTAAAAAAATTCATAGATTTTAAGAGAATCCAACCGAACGATACGACTATTTTGGTCAAAAACAAAACCGGTCTTAAAAACCTTTATAAACTTGTTTCAAATGCCCATGTAAAATATTTTTACAGAGTACCTAGGATTTTAAAAAGTGAACTATCCCGAATGAGAGAAGGTTTGCTTATAGGTAGTAGTGGAACCGAAGATGGAGAAATCTTTCAGACCTATCTCAGAGGTGGATCTCATGATGAAATTATCGAAATCGCCAAATTTTACGATTATCTGGAATTAACTCCATTGGATGCTTTATCAGATAAAACTATTTCAGAAGAACAATTAAAAAAGATCTATCAAGATATATATAACCTTGGTAACGAATTGAACATGCCAGTTGTAATGGTCTCAAACGCTCATTACTTAGATAAAGAAGACCAAATCTTTTACAACGCATTAAAAGTTGGGGAAAAGAGAAAGACTTCTTCTGCACACAGATATTTGCGTACAACTGATGAGATGATAGAAGAAGCTCAAAGAATTTTTGGGGATAAAGAAATTGCCGAGAAAATTGTCATAACCAATACTAATGAGATTGCAGATCAAATAGAAATAATAAAGCCTCTTAGTAACAAACTTCATCCTCCAAAAATAGAGAATGCAGAAGTAGAGATAGAAGAACTTGCGAAGAAAAAAGCGTATGAAATATATGGGAATCCTTTACCAGAAATTGTTGAAAGCCGATTGAATAGAGAACTAGAATCCATCGTAAAACATGGTTATGCGGTACTTTATCTAATTGCCCAAAAAATCGTACAAAAATCTTTAGAAGATGGGTACTTGGTTGGTTCCAGGGGTTCCGTTGGTTCTTCTTTGGTGGCTACTATGTTGGGAATAACTGAGATAAATCCTCTACCTCCTCATTATATATGTCCAAGTTGTAAAAATGTGGAGTTTTTTGATAAAGAGGAAATAGGTTCTGGGTATGATCTTGTCGATAAAAAATGTGAAAAATGTGGAGCAAAAATGAAAAAAGATGGCCAAGATATCCCATTTGAAACATTCATGGGATTTGAAGGTGACAAAATACCCGATATAGATTTGAATTTTTCTGGAGATTACCAAAACATGGCACATAAATACATAGAAAAAATGTTCGGAGAAGATCATGTTTTTCGAGCGGGTACTATATCAACAATTGCAGATAGAACTGCCTTTGGCTTCGCTAAAAAATATTGCGAAGAGCAGGGGATAGTAAAAAATAGTGAAATAATGAGAATAGTCAAGGCGATAACAGGGGTAAAACGAACGACAGGACAACATCCGGGTGGATTAATGATAGTTCCAAAAGAAGAGGAAGTTTACGATTACACACCGATTCAGTTCCCCGCCAATGATAATAAATCAAATGTTCAAACTACTCATTTTGATTACCACGTAATACATAACGATCTTGTAAAGTTAGATGCACTCGGGCACGATGACCCTACATTCATTAAAATGATGTCTGATTTAACTGGGGTAGACCCCATGACTATTCCCATGGACGATAAGAAAACCTTGAGTTTGTTCTCTTCTACAAAAGCATTGAAAATAGACTTAAAAAATGAATTGGGTACAACCGTTGGAACGTTAGGGGTCCCGGAGTTTGGTACTACTTTTGTCAGAATGATGTTGGAAGACACAAGGCCAAAGAGTTTTTCTGAATTGGTAAGAATATCTGGCTTATCACATGGCACCGATGTATGGGCTGGAATAGCTAAAAACTGGATAGACAGGAAGATTGCAACTTTAGACGAGGTAATTTCTTGTAGAGATGATATAATGAATTATTTACTATCCAAAGGCGCTCCACCCAAAAGTGCTTTTTCGATAATGGAAAAGGTGAGAAAAGGCAAAGGTATCGACGAAGAAGACATTGAACTAATGAAAGAATTAAAAGTGCCTGAATGGTTCATCATCTCTTGTCAAAAAATTAAATATCTCTTTCCAAAAGCTCATGCGGCTGCTTACGTTAGTATGGCCTTTAGAATCGCATGGTTTAAAGTTCATTATCCTTTAGCTTTTTATTCTACGTATTTTACCGTCAAAGGTGATGAATTCAACTTAAAAGTCATTTTCTCCGGTAGAGATGCCATCAAAAAAAGGATATTTGAACTGCGTAATATGGATTTGGATGTTCGCAAAAAAAATGAGATGGTCGTATTAGAGTTGGCATTGGAAATGATGCTCAGAGGTTATAATTTTAAAATGGTTGATTTGAACAAGTCTGATTCAAAAAAGTTTTTGATAGATGGAAATTCTCTTGTTGTGCCTTTTATCAAGGTACCTAATCTAGGCGAAAAAGCTGCAGAAAATATTATTAAATCAAGAGAGAGCGGGTTTAAATCCATAGAAGATTTTGCTGCAAAGAGTGGGTGTAACAGAACGAACGTTGAGACTTTAAGGGAATTAGGAGTATTGAAAGACTTGCCAGAAACAAATCAAATGTCACTATTTAAAGGATGA
- the ruvC gene encoding crossover junction endodeoxyribonuclease RuvC produces the protein MVILGIDPGYGRIGYGVLEKKGNMFNLIDYGVIYTSKEDELPKRLLNIDEQLRNLIETYKPDESAVEKLYFFKNVATAIQVGEARGVILLCLEKENIPIYEYTPFQIKQAVTGYGRAEKGQIQRTLKLLLKLEKTPTPDDAADALATAFCHGNFRRSFKNAGY, from the coding sequence ATGGTAATTTTGGGAATAGATCCCGGCTACGGGAGGATAGGATACGGCGTCCTTGAAAAAAAAGGTAACATGTTCAACTTAATTGATTATGGTGTAATATACACCAGCAAAGAAGACGAACTTCCCAAAAGGTTACTGAACATAGACGAACAGCTTAGAAACTTAATAGAAACCTATAAGCCTGATGAATCTGCTGTAGAAAAATTGTACTTCTTTAAAAACGTTGCAACCGCCATACAGGTAGGAGAGGCTAGAGGTGTTATTCTACTTTGTTTAGAAAAAGAAAATATACCAATTTATGAATACACACCTTTTCAGATAAAACAGGCTGTTACAGGATATGGAAGGGCTGAAAAAGGACAGATTCAAAGGACTTTAAAATTATTATTGAAGTTGGAAAAAACACCAACTCCTGATGATGCAGCAGACGCATTAGCCACGGCTTTTTGTCATGGAAATTTTAGGAGGAGTTTCAAAAATGCAGGATATTAG
- a CDS encoding aminopeptidase P family protein produces the protein MADVKSRREKISSSLEEGSMLILYSGKSPVKSADETYSFTPDRNFYYFTDLDIENAYLVIHKTESKTVEKLFIERNDPKLARWVGEKPSKEHCSKFSKIQEEDISFLDELNGYIGDTLSRFNIKSLYLYLKSPHWENLTKEKLIAQEIQRLFPYVSVKDVSAKIAELRTIKDEEEINNIKKAIEITREGILNIIKNSKPGMYEYELEAYFDFSLRKSGVKDFAFKPIVASGPNSTILHYSANERKTQEGDLVLLDLGAQYNYYSGDISRTFPITRQFSPRQAEIYQIVLNTQKEVQSQVKPGLTLFELNEIAKTSLAESCKKIGLIKTDEELSKYYFHSVSHFLGLDTHDVGGKNIPLKPGMVITNEPGLYIEEEGIGVRIEDDLLITENGCENLSREIPKEIEEIECIWSVL, from the coding sequence ATGGCTGATGTGAAAAGTAGAAGAGAGAAAATAAGCAGCAGTTTGGAAGAAGGTTCGATGTTGATTCTTTACTCAGGAAAGAGTCCAGTAAAAAGCGCAGACGAAACCTATAGCTTTACTCCGGATCGAAACTTCTATTATTTTACTGATTTAGATATAGAAAACGCTTATTTAGTAATTCACAAAACCGAATCAAAAACAGTTGAAAAACTATTCATAGAAAGAAACGATCCAAAGTTAGCTAGGTGGGTTGGTGAAAAACCAAGCAAAGAACATTGTTCTAAGTTTAGTAAAATTCAAGAAGAAGATATATCTTTTTTGGATGAATTAAATGGATATATTGGAGACACCTTATCAAGGTTTAACATTAAGAGTCTATATTTGTATTTAAAATCTCCTCATTGGGAAAATTTGACAAAAGAAAAGCTAATTGCTCAAGAAATACAAAGATTATTTCCATATGTCAGTGTAAAAGATGTTTCAGCAAAAATCGCAGAATTGAGAACTATTAAAGATGAAGAAGAAATTAATAATATTAAGAAAGCTATTGAAATTACAAGAGAAGGGATTTTGAACATAATAAAAAATTCAAAACCTGGAATGTACGAGTACGAGCTCGAAGCATATTTCGATTTTTCTTTAAGAAAAAGTGGGGTAAAAGATTTTGCTTTTAAACCAATAGTAGCTTCAGGACCAAACTCTACGATTTTACATTACTCTGCCAACGAACGAAAAACACAAGAGGGCGATTTAGTATTGTTGGACTTGGGGGCACAATATAATTACTATAGTGGGGATATATCAAGAACTTTCCCCATAACTAGACAGTTTTCCCCAAGACAAGCAGAAATTTACCAAATTGTTTTAAATACCCAGAAAGAAGTTCAGTCACAAGTAAAACCAGGTTTGACCCTTTTTGAATTGAATGAAATTGCTAAGACATCGTTAGCAGAAAGTTGTAAAAAAATAGGATTGATTAAAACCGATGAAGAACTTTCAAAATATTATTTTCATTCTGTGAGTCACTTTTTAGGTTTGGATACCCATGACGTAGGAGGTAAGAATATTCCTTTAAAACCAGGAATGGTTATTACCAATGAACCAGGCCTTTATATAGAAGAAGAGGGTATCGGCGTTCGCATAGAAGATGATCTTCTAATAACTGAGAATGGATGCGAAAACTTGTCCAGAGAAATCCCCAAAGAAATAGAAGAAATTGAATGTATTTGGAGTGTACTTTAA
- the fliS gene encoding flagellar export chaperone FliS — translation MYNNNQNANYYFENSIKTASPAKLVELLYQNSIERINKAIKAIENKNFSEANKQIIRVEDIVTELNVSLNLEKGGEIAKNLRALYNYMYQRLLESNTKKDTEILKEVRSFLQELLDTWKEILKKEVKTSRELNAKSVDPKFDLQY, via the coding sequence ATGTACAATAATAATCAAAACGCTAACTATTATTTTGAAAACAGTATAAAAACAGCTAGTCCTGCAAAGTTAGTCGAACTTTTGTATCAAAATTCGATCGAAAGAATAAATAAGGCAATAAAAGCTATTGAAAACAAAAATTTTTCCGAGGCCAATAAACAGATCATAAGAGTTGAAGACATAGTCACAGAACTCAACGTTTCTTTGAATCTTGAAAAAGGTGGAGAGATTGCTAAAAATCTCAGAGCACTATACAATTACATGTATCAAAGATTGTTAGAATCAAATACCAAAAAAGATACTGAAATTTTAAAAGAAGTAAGATCTTTTCTACAAGAGCTCTTAGATACTTGGAAAGAGATTTTGAAAAAAGAAGTCAAAACTTCTCGAGAGTTAAATGCCAAATCCGTCGACCCTAAATTTGATCTTCAATATTAA
- a CDS encoding carbon-nitrogen hydrolase family protein produces the protein MKKIFGLVQLNSKLNDKGTNLKKLDSLISKEVKKADLYILPEFFNIGYDLESINNYAENLAEIIPDGETTQEVVRIAKKYNISIVANILEKDPLIIGKYYDTSILIDESGKLLGKYRKIFVFPKEKFRLSEGTSIEIIDWKGIKIGLSICYDHAFPELYRIMALRGAQILIITSAVPKGFEKLVEVRTSARAQDNQLFAIGVNAVGKPSEDSIPFCGNSIAVDPHGDTLIKLGDEEDVIAKVSIDTDKILEERLLEPSLHEIKMLKIYDGIDFRID, from the coding sequence ATGAAAAAAATATTTGGTTTAGTACAATTAAATTCAAAATTGAACGACAAAGGAACAAACCTTAAAAAGTTAGATTCATTGATTTCAAAAGAAGTAAAAAAGGCGGATTTATACATTCTACCAGAGTTTTTTAACATAGGATACGATCTTGAAAGTATTAACAATTACGCTGAAAATCTTGCCGAAATTATACCTGACGGAGAAACAACTCAAGAAGTTGTAAGAATAGCAAAAAAATACAACATCTCTATTGTTGCAAACATTTTAGAAAAAGACCCTTTAATAATTGGCAAGTATTACGATACCTCGATTTTAATAGATGAATCAGGTAAATTACTTGGTAAGTATAGAAAAATCTTTGTTTTTCCAAAAGAAAAGTTTAGACTTTCCGAAGGAACGTCTATTGAGATAATAGATTGGAAGGGTATAAAAATAGGTTTATCAATTTGTTATGATCATGCCTTTCCTGAATTATATAGGATAATGGCACTTAGAGGGGCACAAATACTAATAATTACATCTGCTGTTCCAAAAGGTTTTGAAAAATTAGTAGAAGTAAGAACATCCGCTCGAGCACAAGATAATCAATTGTTTGCAATCGGTGTAAACGCCGTTGGTAAGCCCTCTGAAGATTCGATCCCTTTCTGTGGAAATTCCATAGCTGTAGATCCGCACGGGGATACCCTAATTAAATTGGGAGACGAAGAAGACGTCATTGCAAAAGTAAGTATAGATACCGATAAAATTCTTGAAGAAAGGCTTTTGGAGCCATCACTTCACGAAATAAAGATGTTGAAGATCTACGATGGGATAGATTTCAGAATTGATTAA